From Kineosporia succinea, the proteins below share one genomic window:
- a CDS encoding helix-turn-helix domain-containing protein has translation MDEQAGQDSLAAMLLTLKERSGLSYGVLARRLHSSTSTLHRYCNGETVPLEFAPVERFARLCKASPTELAELNRRWADALERRARRDDSAAPGDQLEDASAPVPDAGAGVPAAGLANDGQSRSGLANDGQSPSGLASDGQSRSGLANDGLSRADDAVASVAPVPGSRDDHHPESGVDTEDSMQTDGAASGPHPTETISSPPVPSARRRRFGALAVVGAVALAVGVPLGVLNVVNGSSSGTPGGDGATPVTAPSTVGPPAPLDVLVTPFTLCARDILVDSTADQVPPPVDVPDTSAWVSALDGVVTHHHDLTVTVQGTGNDTVVLESLNVRTVESKETPTAGNVFVLGDGCGGKVDTAIFDVNLDMPQPKPRSAAGNTLPLKTSSSDPVQLQVAAVVEKHDVSWYLELDWSSGGRHGTLRIDDHGKPFRTTGVPGRPHYYWMYDQREWKYYPD, from the coding sequence ATGGACGAGCAGGCCGGCCAGGACAGCCTGGCCGCGATGCTGCTGACGCTGAAGGAACGATCGGGCCTCAGCTACGGCGTCCTCGCCCGGCGGCTCCACTCCAGCACGTCCACCCTGCACCGCTATTGCAACGGCGAGACGGTGCCGCTGGAGTTCGCGCCGGTCGAGCGGTTCGCCCGGCTGTGCAAGGCGAGTCCCACCGAACTGGCCGAGCTGAACCGTCGCTGGGCCGACGCGCTCGAGCGGCGGGCCCGGCGCGACGATTCGGCCGCGCCGGGCGATCAGCTCGAGGACGCGTCGGCACCGGTTCCCGACGCGGGTGCCGGTGTCCCGGCGGCCGGGCTCGCGAACGACGGCCAATCACGCTCGGGCCTCGCGAACGACGGCCAATCACCCTCGGGCCTCGCGAGCGACGGCCAGTCCCGCTCGGGCCTCGCGAACGACGGCCTGTCCAGGGCGGACGACGCGGTCGCGTCGGTCGCACCGGTCCCGGGTTCCCGGGACGACCATCACCCGGAATCGGGGGTGGACACGGAGGATTCGATGCAGACCGATGGCGCGGCCTCCGGGCCGCACCCCACCGAGACCATCTCTTCGCCGCCCGTGCCGTCGGCCCGGCGCCGCCGTTTCGGGGCTTTGGCTGTCGTGGGCGCGGTGGCGCTCGCGGTCGGCGTGCCGCTGGGCGTGCTGAACGTCGTGAACGGCTCCTCCTCGGGGACCCCGGGAGGTGACGGGGCGACGCCGGTGACCGCGCCGTCCACCGTCGGCCCCCCGGCACCGCTCGACGTGCTCGTGACCCCGTTCACCCTGTGTGCCCGCGACATCCTGGTCGACAGCACCGCCGACCAGGTGCCCCCGCCGGTCGACGTGCCGGACACCTCGGCCTGGGTGAGTGCGCTCGACGGTGTGGTGACCCACCATCACGACCTGACCGTGACGGTTCAGGGCACCGGCAACGACACGGTGGTGCTGGAGTCGCTGAACGTGCGCACCGTCGAGTCGAAGGAGACGCCGACGGCCGGGAACGTGTTCGTGCTCGGCGACGGCTGCGGGGGCAAGGTGGACACGGCGATCTTCGACGTGAACCTGGACATGCCCCAGCCGAAGCCGAGATCCGCGGCCGGTAACACACTTCCGCTGAAGACCAGCAGCAGTGACCCGGTGCAGCTGCAGGTCGCCGCGGTGGTCGAGAAGCACGACGTGAGCTGGTACCTGGAGCTGGACTGGAGCTCGGGCGGCCGGCACGGCACGCTGCGCATCGACGACCACGGAAAGCCGTTCCGCACCACGGGAGTTCCCGGACGGCCGCACTACTACTGGATGTACGACCAGCGAGAGTGGAAGTACTACCCCGACTGA
- a CDS encoding GNAT family N-acetyltransferase, which translates to MITVATPADRPAVVRMLVAAFVTDPFLRLAFPDDAEYPAGAEAFFGHLFDQRVGHGTVWIADGGTAAALWEPPGITLKPELRLDEPARSRMRAYDDAVHHALPAEPFFYLGVLGTHPDHQGRGHGRAVMAAGLEEAARQNLPAYLETTNPGNVALYERAGWRVTAELDSPLPVWVMKQ; encoded by the coding sequence GTGATCACCGTCGCCACCCCCGCCGACCGCCCGGCCGTCGTCCGCATGCTCGTCGCGGCCTTCGTGACCGACCCGTTCCTGCGGCTCGCCTTTCCCGATGACGCCGAGTACCCCGCCGGGGCGGAGGCGTTCTTCGGGCACCTCTTCGACCAGCGCGTCGGGCACGGCACGGTCTGGATCGCGGACGGCGGCACCGCGGCCGCGCTCTGGGAGCCGCCGGGCATCACCTTGAAACCGGAACTGCGACTGGATGAACCGGCCCGTTCCCGGATGCGCGCCTATGACGACGCCGTGCACCACGCCCTGCCCGCCGAACCCTTCTTCTACCTGGGTGTTCTCGGCACCCATCCGGATCACCAGGGGCGCGGGCACGGGCGGGCCGTGATGGCCGCCGGACTGGAAGAGGCTGCCCGGCAGAATCTTCCGGCCTACCTGGAGACCACCAATCCGGGCAACGTCGCCCTGTACGAGCGGGCCGGCTGGAGGGTCACCGCCGAGCTCGACAGTCCTCTGCCCGTCTGGGTGATGAAGCAGTAG
- a CDS encoding YdcF family protein, whose protein sequence is MTAQLPPNVRTAVRVLWDYHDLHHVLTPTDLGIGLGSHDLGVATCAAQLYLGGTVPFIVFTGANAPTTIERFPRGEAVHYREHALGLGVPDEVVLVESRARNTGENITFSRDLLRERGVEPRSVTLVTRPYQQRRAYATCRKLWPEVGTVQCASLPLALDDYVARIGDADRVVSMLVGDTQRIEVYADRGFAVEQPVPDEVRAAFHELVDAGYTSRLI, encoded by the coding sequence TTGACCGCCCAGCTCCCCCCGAACGTCCGTACCGCCGTTCGCGTCCTGTGGGACTACCACGACCTTCACCACGTCCTGACCCCTACGGACCTCGGAATCGGTCTCGGCAGTCACGATCTCGGCGTGGCCACCTGCGCGGCACAGCTCTACCTGGGCGGCACCGTGCCGTTCATCGTCTTCACCGGTGCCAACGCCCCCACGACCATCGAGCGCTTCCCCCGTGGCGAGGCGGTGCACTACCGCGAGCACGCTCTCGGCCTCGGGGTGCCGGACGAGGTCGTCCTGGTCGAGTCCCGGGCCCGGAACACCGGCGAGAACATCACCTTTAGCCGGGATCTGCTGCGCGAGCGCGGAGTCGAGCCCCGTTCCGTCACTCTCGTCACGCGTCCCTACCAGCAGCGCCGCGCCTATGCCACGTGCCGCAAGCTGTGGCCCGAGGTCGGGACCGTGCAGTGCGCGTCCCTGCCCCTGGCGCTCGACGACTACGTCGCCCGTATCGGTGATGCCGACCGCGTGGTGAGCATGCTCGTGGGAGACACCCAGCGCATCGAGGTCTACGCCGACCGGGGTTTCGCCGTGGAGCAGCCCGTGCCCGACGAGGTGCGCGCCGCGTTCCACGAGCTCGTCGACGCCGGTTACACGTCCCGCCTGATCTGA